The Brasilonema sennae CENA114 genome includes a region encoding these proteins:
- a CDS encoding DUF1257 domain-containing protein — protein MSHFSQIKTQIRNVDSLKDALSDLGVDWKHGPREVRGYRGQTHNAEVTIEQENGYDIGFKWNGKEYELVADLQYWQQNLSVEGFLRQVTQRYAYHTVVKETARVGFQVAEQQKTEDGSIRLLVQRWSA, from the coding sequence ATGTCACACTTTAGCCAGATTAAGACCCAAATCCGTAACGTTGATTCCTTGAAGGATGCACTGAGCGATTTAGGTGTAGATTGGAAGCACGGTCCACGTGAGGTACGTGGTTATCGCGGTCAAACTCATAATGCCGAAGTTACCATTGAGCAGGAAAATGGTTACGATATCGGCTTTAAATGGAATGGCAAAGAATACGAACTGGTTGCTGACTTACAATATTGGCAACAAAATTTATCAGTAGAAGGTTTCTTACGGCAAGTTACACAGCGATACGCGTATCATACAGTCGTCAAAGAAACTGCTCGTGTTGGATTTCAAGTTGCTGAACAACAAAAAACTGAAGATGGTTCCATTCGCTTACTTGTACAGCGCTGGAGTGCGTAA
- a CDS encoding DUF2997 domain-containing protein → METLEFVIYPDGRVQEKVTGIIGASCAEVTAAIEAQLGQVLTHEPSSEYFATIVQQSNVVNTQTTFSDW, encoded by the coding sequence ATGGAGACATTAGAGTTCGTAATTTATCCAGACGGTAGGGTACAAGAAAAAGTCACTGGCATCATAGGTGCTTCCTGCGCTGAAGTTACCGCAGCTATAGAGGCACAGCTAGGACAGGTACTAACTCACGAGCCAAGCTCAGAATATTTTGCGACCATTGTGCAGCAATCGAATGTGGTAAATACGCAAACCACGTTTAGCGATTGGTAA